The genomic stretch AGCTGAATGTGGTTGTAAAGCCTTTAAAGAAGAGATTCATAAACTGGTCAAGTAATTTGGGGGGggggaaaagttaaatgtatgcTTATCTCTTGCTTAAAAAAGGTCTTACGCCCAAAAATCCTCTACTGTGTCAAATTTGGAGATCAGTCTGAGGTTGGCCTGCCATGTTTTGCTCTTGTCATTTTTGAAGAACCATAAAGACCATCTTTaggggaaaaacaaaaataacattttcagatGAAATCTAAAGAACACTCTTAAGGTATACAATTATAGATATGAAATAtgtaattaaaaactaaaaatatataaatatagaaacTAGTGTTTTATTGGAAAATAACATTGtgttattcattattcattcattcactggCCTGTTCTGTAGGGGGTGTTTGATGTAGCTCTCAGGGCTGACAATCTCCAGATTGGTCTCTTCTGAGTTCTCCTCTTCACTCTTACAAGAATTTGAGTTTATTTCCTGGACAGGAAAATTTTAAAGATTAGTTTTGACATAATATAATTAAGTTCACACGAAAGCAGCCAGTgtgaagacacacacacacgccacaGAAGGACATACTCTAAACAACGTCcctttattttcttcatttatttaaattaacacaAGCATCGAGAACAAAACTGACTCAACACCTGGGACCAATGCAGTACCTGGTAGTTTAATGTGATTGTGTTGTATCTGCTGTTAGTCTGAGGACTATAGTCACTGTTAGTTTTTCTTAACTTGAATTTAATCTAGCATGAGCTGTGTGTGAGAGCTATACGTGTTCACTGTGAGCATGAGGGTCTTTCAAGTGAACAGTTTAGAAACACGGCAATTTAATCGCAGATTTTAACATCTGTGAATAAACTGTGGTTTCACACAGCTTTCAGTTTGATCCAGCATGGTGTCGTTACACTACAATTCACTTTCCTCATTCGCTGTCTTAGTTTTTGACAGCTGTGCTGTGACTGGCATGCTTTCTTCCAGAATTGTCTTTTAAACAAGATGAAAATCGTGGCTAAATGCATAAAGGGTAGTAGTGACGAACAGACATCTGGAAAAGTAATTAAGTGCCTTACGCGACTGGAACAAGCCTTGTCAACTTTCAGCCAAACTTGTTGAGCCATACCATTCAAACATGCcgaaaaactttttaaaagtttagaGAGGATGAAATTCAAAAGTCACTTTAGTCTAAAACTAAGtataaacttatttttaaaggaAGGCCGTTTTGAAGCTTGGCGTGAAACGGCAGGAAAGTGTAAAACAATCTTTGAGAAGTTTATTGACTCACCGGCTCCGCCGTCGCCATTTTACGTGAGTCGTTCACAGGCCTCATAAGGGACGTTCACGCTTCACTTCAGTGCTtcgctctgattggctgacacaGTGCTGGGAGCGAATCACAGGCGGTGTCTCAAAACTCAACGAAACGCCTACCAAAAAGGATTCGAACACGATTTGGCTATCCGATACGATAATGAATCATTCCTTTGAGTCGGCTCTTCATAATGAATTGGTAGAACCAGTTCACAAACGTTCGCGAATCGCAGTTCTCAATATAATTTgtaaatgcaaattatatttAGCTTCTTGTTGACTTACTTTTATGAGCTGAATCAGGGCTGCCATGGAGTAAACTGAATAAAATTGCAATAAACATAACTGTTAATAAAACTGAAACAGAAATATGTAACGATATATGGATATACTGGAGAGGTATGAGCATGACTGACTGAAATGTGATTACGTGTGATGTAAAGGGCAGTTGACTCGTTTTTAATCGGTTCGTTGAAATGAACTGTTCGAAAGAACCGACTGTCGGAAATGACGCCCCCAAATTTTGTCTACGTAGTTGGCTTGCTAGGTTTTTGACACACTGCCGTGCACTTCAATAACAGTTTATATTTCTAGTGCGGATTTATTAATGAATAGTTATACTATGAAACAGGCTAGACagttaaacctttttttttaaagaaagaaaacgtTTTTGTTTAGGGCTATTACATCTACATAATGaacatataattattttttttttttcattataacaAACATAGTACAATAATTCCCGATATTATGGATgataaatctttttttcttatggCCACACCGTGACTCATGACGTCAGGATGTACCTTCTGTTGACAGCCAAGACCGGAAGTATCGCCAGTAGCCAGCCATCTGGTTCTCAGCCCTTCGGCCCTATCTCAGGTTAGCATTAATCATTCTGTTTTTAGGAATATGTCAAGTACTAATCGGATCGTACATGATGCGACGGTATGTCATCGTGATGTCTTATGTGGGACGCAAGAACTTCATTGCCAGCGCGAGCGTGCTGTCAGACCCACACGCGAACAGGTAAGACTGTCAGATCTCATACAGCTCTAACAAGTATTTAGctgtcttcttttcttttctctttcattttgcatttaaatatcataatacattttttttagagtagCATGAGTGTATTTGTCTTCCTTTCTTTCACTTTATACTCGGAAATTGCGTCATATTCCGTTGGTTTTATCTGTAACTTCAGACACTGCCCTGCCTTCTTTATCAGCAGCTTTCCACAGCCTGCTCTATGAATAGCTGTTTTGCAATGTTGTCACATTCATTAGGTATAACATAAGGCACTCATTCTAATCTGTCAAGCCTCACCAATCTCTTTTTAGCTTACCttagataaataataaaacctAAGTGTACCAACTTGTTTACTGCCTGCCTATATATAGCTTGAGTGCATACAAACATATAAGCACACTCGGTTATGTGGTGTTACAGTATTTTCCACTTTCTGCTTTGTGTTACTTAAAAAACACTGTATAATTTATTCAAACTCTGTCTTTGCTCTCAGAATGACCTCAGGGGACGAGAAATACCACATGATGGCTCCACAGCAGAGCCACAGGCAGCAGAAGGACCTGCGGCAGAGGCTCCATTGGTGGACGACTGTGAGAAGATGGGCACTCTGTTCGGGGAGCTCAATAAGTGTCTGAGGGGTCTTGGTTTCACCCAGCTTTACTTCGGAGAGAAGATCGTGGAGCCTGTGGTCGTGCTGGTGTTTTGGTTGCTTCTCTGGTTCCTTGGTATCCAAGCCCTTGGCCTTGTGGGAACTCTATGCATCGTTATCATTTACATCCAGAAATAGCAAATGTTAAATGACGGACCGACAGATGAAGGTGCATTTGCCACTCACAGCCTGTGCCAGTGAAAGagagaagagacttctttctacAAAACGTGAATGCCACTTGAACGTATTACCCGAACTGTATACTACTGTATATGCCGTTTGCCTTCTTTTTATGTGGGTATGTTCAAGAGAGTGAGTTATTAAAGATAATCAGAGGATTTGTTTTAACTACTGGAATGATGATTCCTCCAGAACTGTGCATTATCTATGAAAGGTATTTGTGAAAAGCATGCTTCCCTTCAATATTTGCATAGACAAAATGGGTGCATATTGATATATTGTCTATAATTAGTTTTAAAGTAAAGTACAGGATGAGGAGCATAAATATAACcggattttaatga from Ctenopharyngodon idella isolate HZGC_01 chromosome 13, HZGC01, whole genome shotgun sequence encodes the following:
- the fam241a gene encoding uncharacterized protein FAM241A; the protein is MSSTNRIVHDATVCHRDVLCGTQELHCQRERAVRPTREQNDLRGREIPHDGSTAEPQAAEGPAAEAPLVDDCEKMGTLFGELNKCLRGLGFTQLYFGEKIVEPVVVLVFWLLLWFLGIQALGLVGTLCIVIIYIQK